Proteins encoded together in one Caloramator mitchellensis window:
- the thrB gene encoding homoserine kinase, which produces MIKVRVPATTANIGPGFDCLGIALNLYCYLEFEEIEEGLLIEECEDEYCDENNLIYQSMKKVFGMVNYKPKGIRIRIKSDIPISRGLGSSAACIVGGLVGANEISGGRLTKKELLDIANTIEGHPDNVTPAMFGGMTASVCENSKVYFTNMKVSDKFHFYALIPDFEVSTEKARSVLPKTINYKDAVYNIGRVSLLINALMNGDENLLKISCKDKLHEDYRKNLINDYDYIKSRSEELGSLAVFISGSGSTIMAVTGRDNNELEKDMSSLLKSLKDNWSIKKLKVDYEGVVIL; this is translated from the coding sequence ATGATAAAGGTCAGGGTTCCAGCAACAACAGCTAATATTGGTCCGGGGTTTGACTGCCTTGGCATTGCGTTAAACTTATATTGCTATTTGGAGTTTGAAGAAATAGAAGAAGGTCTTTTAATTGAGGAATGTGAAGATGAATATTGCGATGAAAATAATCTAATATATCAGTCGATGAAGAAGGTTTTTGGAATGGTAAATTACAAACCAAAGGGAATAAGGATTAGGATAAAGAGTGATATCCCAATTTCAAGGGGGCTAGGAAGCAGTGCAGCCTGTATAGTTGGAGGATTGGTTGGAGCAAATGAAATTTCAGGAGGAAGACTTACTAAGAAGGAGCTTTTGGACATAGCAAATACTATAGAAGGCCACCCTGACAATGTAACTCCTGCTATGTTTGGGGGGATGACTGCCTCAGTATGTGAAAATAGCAAAGTTTATTTTACTAATATGAAGGTTTCGGACAAGTTTCATTTTTATGCACTTATTCCTGATTTTGAGGTCTCAACGGAAAAAGCACGTTCTGTTTTGCCTAAAACAATTAATTATAAAGATGCTGTGTATAACATAGGAAGGGTTTCTCTGCTAATTAATGCACTCATGAATGGAGATGAAAATCTTCTAAAAATATCATGCAAAGACAAGCTACATGAGGATTACAGAAAAAATCTTATTAATGATTATGACTACATCAAGTCAAGAAGCGAAGAGCTCGGCAGTCTTGCTGTATTTATAAGCGGTTCGGGTTCAACTATAATGGCAGTTACAGGCAGGGATAACAACGAACTTGAAAAAGACATGAGCAGCCTTTTAAAGAGCCTTAAGGATAATTGGAGTATAAAAAAGTTAAAGGTTGATTATGAAGGGGTGGTGATATTATAA